A single region of the Arthrobacter sp. zg-Y20 genome encodes:
- a CDS encoding ABC transporter ATP-binding protein, whose protein sequence is MPQITVSKTVPETRSDYVISARNLTKSYGDFTAVNGISFDVPPGESFGLLGPNGAGKSTTMKMIGGVSQRTSGELSIMGLDPNTYGPEVRAHLGVVPQQDNLDEDLRVRDNLLAYGRYFGLPKSYLQPKADELLEFAQLTDKAKARVDSLSGGMKRRLTIARSLINDPKILLLDEPTTGLDPQARHILWDRLFRLKEAGVTLILTTHYMDEAEQLCDRLIVVDKGAIMAEGSPAALIREHSTREVVELRFGSDRNTTVAADLEGIGERLETLPDRVLIYANDGEDALDAVTARGLRPITSLVRRSSLEDVFLRLTGRSLID, encoded by the coding sequence GTGCCGCAGATCACAGTAAGCAAAACTGTCCCTGAAACCCGCTCCGACTACGTTATTTCCGCCCGGAACCTGACCAAGTCCTACGGCGACTTCACTGCCGTCAACGGCATCTCCTTCGACGTACCGCCGGGGGAGTCCTTCGGCCTGCTCGGACCCAACGGGGCCGGCAAATCCACCACCATGAAAATGATCGGCGGGGTGTCCCAGCGGACCTCCGGCGAGCTGAGCATCATGGGACTGGACCCCAACACCTACGGCCCGGAGGTCCGCGCGCACTTGGGCGTGGTGCCGCAGCAGGACAACCTGGACGAGGACCTGCGCGTCCGGGACAACCTGCTGGCCTACGGACGGTACTTTGGGCTGCCCAAGAGCTACCTGCAGCCCAAAGCGGACGAACTGCTGGAATTCGCCCAGCTGACCGATAAGGCCAAGGCCCGCGTGGATTCCCTCTCCGGCGGCATGAAGCGGCGGCTGACCATTGCCCGCTCCCTGATCAATGATCCGAAGATCCTGCTGCTGGATGAACCCACCACCGGCCTGGACCCGCAGGCCCGGCACATTCTCTGGGACCGGCTTTTCCGGCTCAAGGAAGCAGGGGTCACGCTGATCCTCACCACCCACTACATGGATGAGGCCGAACAGCTCTGCGACCGGCTCATCGTGGTGGATAAGGGCGCCATCATGGCCGAGGGCTCCCCGGCTGCCCTGATCCGCGAGCATTCCACCCGCGAAGTGGTGGAGCTGCGCTTTGGCTCCGACCGCAACACCACCGTGGCCGCGGATCTGGAAGGCATCGGGGAACGGCTGGAAACCCTTCCGGACCGGGTGCTGATCTACGCCAACGACGGCGAAGACGCCCTGGATGCAGTGACGGCCCGGGGGCTGCGGCCCATCACCTCGCTGGTGCGGCGTTCCTCGCTGGAGGATGTTTTCCTCCGGCTGACCGGCAGGAGCCTCATTGACTAA